A window from Longimicrobiaceae bacterium encodes these proteins:
- a CDS encoding cation:proton antiporter — protein sequence MTLARSALLYAGLMGLPLLGVAAVLRAGQGLAAPPAPPAGAAVGGVLAGGGGAIPGVLLFVAQVVVVLAAARLVGRLFRRLGQPQVVGEMAAGIFLGPSVLGWAAPGVFELLFPAGSLGGLAVLSQVGLLLFMFLVGLELDPGLLRGRGHTALVTSHSSIAFPFLLGVLLALFLYPRLSDASVGFSAFALFMGAAMSVTAFPVIARILGERGLLRTRLGAVTLACAAVDDVTAWCILAGVVVLARSMAEGLPLWATLVGSAAFVGAMFFVVRPLLRGLGRRYRGRGALSHDLLAVVLGVLLLAAAATEWLGVHTLFGAFVAGAVMPRDEGFVRELEGKLHDLTVVLLLPVFFAFTGLRTRLELVSGPEMWGYAALVLLVAVAGKFGGSAAAARLTGMSWREAGALGVLMNTRGLMELVILGIGLEIGVISPALYAMMVLMALATTLMTSPLLERAYPARLLAARPHAAAGEPSAGPGVLARPA from the coding sequence GTGACGCTCGCCCGGTCCGCCCTGCTGTACGCGGGGCTCATGGGGCTGCCGCTGCTGGGGGTGGCCGCGGTGCTCCGGGCCGGGCAGGGCCTGGCGGCGCCGCCGGCCCCGCCCGCCGGGGCGGCGGTGGGGGGCGTCCTCGCCGGGGGCGGCGGGGCGATTCCGGGCGTCCTCCTCTTCGTGGCGCAGGTGGTGGTGGTGCTAGCCGCCGCCCGCCTGGTGGGACGGCTCTTCCGGCGCCTGGGCCAGCCGCAGGTCGTGGGCGAGATGGCGGCGGGGATCTTCCTGGGCCCCTCCGTGCTGGGCTGGGCCGCCCCCGGGGTGTTCGAGCTGCTCTTCCCCGCCGGGAGCCTGGGCGGGCTCGCGGTGCTCAGCCAGGTGGGACTCCTCCTCTTCATGTTCCTGGTGGGGCTGGAGCTGGATCCGGGGCTGCTGCGGGGGCGGGGGCACACCGCGCTGGTCACCAGCCACAGCTCCATCGCCTTCCCCTTCCTGCTGGGGGTGCTGCTGGCGCTCTTCCTCTACCCGCGCCTTTCCGATGCGTCGGTGGGCTTCTCCGCCTTCGCCCTGTTCATGGGCGCCGCCATGAGCGTCACCGCCTTCCCGGTGATCGCCCGCATCCTGGGGGAACGGGGGCTGCTCCGCACCCGGCTGGGGGCGGTCACCCTGGCCTGCGCCGCCGTGGACGACGTCACCGCGTGGTGCATCCTGGCCGGGGTGGTGGTGCTGGCGCGCTCCATGGCGGAGGGGCTCCCCCTGTGGGCGACCCTGGTGGGCTCGGCCGCGTTCGTGGGGGCCATGTTCTTCGTGGTGCGCCCGCTGCTTCGCGGGCTGGGGCGGCGGTACCGCGGCCGGGGCGCCCTCTCGCACGACCTGCTGGCGGTGGTGCTCGGGGTGCTCCTCCTCGCCGCCGCGGCCACCGAGTGGCTGGGAGTGCACACCCTCTTCGGGGCCTTCGTCGCGGGGGCCGTGATGCCCCGGGACGAGGGCTTCGTCCGCGAGCTGGAGGGGAAGCTCCACGACCTGACCGTGGTGCTCCTGCTCCCCGTGTTCTTCGCCTTCACCGGGCTCCGAACGCGGCTGGAGCTGGTGAGCGGGCCGGAGATGTGGGGCTACGCCGCGCTGGTGCTCCTGGTGGCGGTGGCCGGGAAGTTCGGCGGGTCCGCTGCGGCGGCGCGGCTGACCGGGATGAGCTGGCGCGAGGCCGGCGCGCTGGGGGTCCTGATGAACACCCGCGGGCTGATGGAGCTGGTGATCCTGGGGATCGGGCTGGAGATCGGAGTCATCTCGCCGGCCCTGTACGCCATGATGGTGCTGATGGCGCTCGCCACCACGCTCATGACCTCGCCGCTGCTGGAGCGGGCCTATCCCGCGCGGCTGCTCGCGGCCCGGCCGCACGCCGCAGCGGGGGAGCCGTCCGCCGGTCCGGGGGTGCTGGCCCGGCCGGCG